In Fibrobacter sp., one DNA window encodes the following:
- the argF gene encoding ornithine carbamoyltransferase — MIDRNKHFLRLADWSEEKILETVEIASRLKKEVHAGKMSERLHGQNIAMFFEKPSLRTITTFQVGMNQLGGHAVLLSPDSIGLGKRESVKDVARCLSRWVNAIVVRCFKQQLVEELAEYGSVPVVNALTDDYHPCQAIAFAQMICENLGGFKNADGKPKTVAFIGDGNNVANSFLALASKVGMNFTLACPKGFEQPAKVVEEAEAGLKKHGCQYRVFHDPKEAVKDADILYSDVWVSMGQEGEKAEKQSHFLPFQINDELLKLAPSHCKVSHCLPAHRGEEITDSVMDNLDVNMSFEEAENRLHAHKAVLWQVMTPFNA, encoded by the coding sequence ATGATCGATCGCAACAAGCATTTCCTTCGCCTCGCCGACTGGAGCGAGGAAAAGATTCTCGAAACCGTGGAGATTGCCTCCCGGCTCAAGAAAGAAGTCCATGCGGGCAAGATGTCCGAACGCCTACACGGCCAGAACATCGCCATGTTCTTCGAAAAGCCCTCGTTGCGCACCATCACCACCTTCCAGGTGGGCATGAACCAGTTGGGCGGCCACGCCGTGCTGCTCTCCCCCGATTCTATCGGTCTTGGAAAGCGCGAAAGCGTCAAGGACGTGGCCCGCTGCCTCAGCCGCTGGGTGAACGCCATCGTGGTCCGTTGCTTCAAGCAGCAGCTGGTAGAAGAGCTGGCCGAATACGGTAGCGTTCCTGTGGTGAACGCCCTGACCGACGACTACCACCCCTGCCAGGCCATCGCCTTTGCCCAGATGATTTGCGAAAACCTGGGCGGTTTCAAGAACGCAGACGGCAAGCCCAAGACTGTCGCCTTCATCGGCGACGGCAACAACGTGGCCAACTCCTTCTTGGCTCTTGCCTCCAAGGTAGGCATGAACTTCACGCTAGCCTGCCCGAAGGGCTTTGAACAGCCCGCCAAGGTGGTAGAAGAAGCCGAGGCCGGTCTCAAGAAGCACGGCTGCCAGTACCGCGTATTCCACGACCCCAAGGAAGCCGTCAAGGACGCCGACATCCTCTATAGCGACGTGTGGGTATCCATGGGTCAGGAAGGCGAAAAAGCCGAAAAGCAGAGCCACTTCTTGCCGTTCCAGATTAACGACGAACTCCTGAAGCTCGCGCCATCTCACTGCAAGGTGAGCCACTGCCTGCCCGCCCACCGCGGCGAAGAAATCACAGACTCTGTCATGGACAACCTGGACGTGAACATGAGCTTCGAAGAGGCGGAAAACCGCTTGCATGCTCATAAAGCAGTTCTGTGGCAGGTGATGACGCCGTTCAACGCCTAA
- the bioB gene encoding biotin synthase BioB, with translation MSFIQDLKSKIINDGYETTREDAIRLLSEDLKELCDAANEIREKFHGNDFDFCSIVNARSGRCSENCKYCAQSSYYHTGAPEYKLLSADEIVAGAKKKEAAGIPRYSIVTSGRTLSNRDVEQISEAIRRLKKETKLSVCLSAGLLNREQFDKLKEAGLTRFHNNLETYRRHFSDVCTTHTYDDKIATLQNALAAGLEICSGGIMGLGETMEDRIDMCLDLRALGVKSTPVNVLNAIPGTPYENLPKLTNDEFCRIVAIYRFINPKAFIRLAGGRGVLGDDGKRAFKSGANAAITDDMLTTAGVNSCKDFELVKGLGFEPHGFL, from the coding sequence ATGTCCTTCATTCAAGACCTAAAGAGCAAGATTATTAACGACGGTTACGAAACCACCCGCGAAGACGCCATCCGCCTTTTAAGCGAAGACCTCAAGGAACTCTGCGATGCCGCCAACGAAATCCGCGAAAAGTTTCACGGTAACGACTTCGACTTCTGTTCCATCGTGAACGCCCGAAGTGGTCGCTGTTCCGAAAACTGCAAGTACTGCGCCCAGAGCAGCTACTACCACACTGGCGCCCCCGAATACAAGCTCCTCAGCGCCGACGAAATCGTAGCCGGCGCCAAGAAGAAAGAGGCCGCAGGCATCCCCCGCTACTCCATCGTCACCTCGGGCCGAACGCTCTCTAACCGGGACGTGGAACAGATTTCCGAAGCCATCCGCCGGCTCAAGAAAGAAACCAAGCTTTCCGTCTGCCTTTCGGCGGGTCTCCTAAACAGGGAACAGTTCGACAAGCTGAAAGAAGCGGGCCTTACCCGTTTTCACAACAACCTGGAAACTTACCGCAGGCACTTTTCCGACGTTTGCACCACCCACACCTACGACGACAAGATTGCAACCCTCCAGAACGCCCTTGCCGCAGGGCTCGAAATCTGCAGCGGTGGCATTATGGGCCTCGGCGAAACCATGGAAGACCGCATCGACATGTGTCTGGACCTGCGCGCTCTCGGCGTCAAGTCCACGCCGGTGAACGTATTGAACGCCATCCCAGGCACGCCCTACGAGAACTTGCCCAAACTCACGAACGACGAGTTCTGCCGCATCGTGGCCATCTACCGCTTTATCAACCCGAAGGCATTTATCCGCCTGGCAGGTGGCCGCGGTGTCTTGGGCGACGACGGCAAGCGGGCTTTCAAAAGTGGTGCCAACGCGGCCATCACCGACGACATGCTCACCACCGCCGGCGTCAACAGTTGCAAGGATTTCGAGCTCGTAAAAGGCCTGGGGTTCGAACCCCACGGATTTCTGTAA